A stretch of Clostridia bacterium DNA encodes these proteins:
- a CDS encoding small basic family protein, which yields MKKIFIPLLGLLAGILIGTRFPLEIPASVSKYVALAALAALDTVVGGAKAGMQSRFDYKIFLSGFLINGLVAASIAYMGDKLGVELYMAAIVAFGVRIFQNVSTLRILIIEGRKEK from the coding sequence ATGAAAAAGATTTTTATCCCATTGCTGGGACTGTTGGCAGGGATTCTCATTGGGACACGCTTTCCCTTAGAGATACCGGCTTCAGTGAGTAAATATGTAGCACTAGCTGCCTTGGCAGCGCTAGATACAGTTGTGGGCGGAGCTAAGGCTGGAATGCAGTCAAGATTTGACTACAAGATATTCCTATCAGGTTTTTTAATCAATGGATTGGTAGCAGCTTCAATTGCCTATATGGGTGATAAACTGGGCGTTGAGTTGTATATGGCGGCCATCGTAGCTTTCGGTGTCCGAATTTTCCAAAACGTATCAACACTGAGAATCTTGATTATCGAAGGAAGAAAAGAGAAATAG
- a CDS encoding YggS family pyridoxal phosphate-dependent enzyme, with product MSIKENLQIVQEKVNQAIERSGRDASEITLIGVTKNHPVEPMRELIDLGIRDLGENKAQEIREKYPVLEREANWHFIGHLQKNKVKYIIDKVCMIHAVESLSLAEEISKRALKLDKVMPILLEVNISGEESKYGLTPTDVPEFLEQVEQLAGVKVRGLMTMAPHYKEIEKTRPVFKGLKTLLDELNEKGKELDVLSMGMSNDYAIAIEEGATHIRVGTAILGKRDYSK from the coding sequence ATGAGCATCAAGGAAAACTTACAAATTGTGCAGGAAAAAGTAAATCAGGCCATTGAACGTTCTGGCCGGGATGCATCTGAAATTACCTTGATTGGGGTGACCAAAAACCATCCAGTGGAACCCATGAGAGAGCTGATCGATTTGGGTATCCGAGACCTGGGTGAGAACAAGGCACAAGAAATTCGAGAAAAATACCCAGTACTTGAGCGTGAGGCCAATTGGCATTTTATCGGACATTTACAAAAAAACAAGGTAAAGTACATCATCGACAAGGTATGCATGATTCATGCAGTTGAGAGTCTGTCGTTGGCTGAGGAAATATCCAAACGAGCATTGAAACTTGATAAGGTGATGCCGATTTTACTTGAAGTAAACATATCAGGTGAGGAAAGTAAGTATGGACTCACACCGACGGATGTGCCAGAATTTCTAGAGCAAGTTGAGCAATTAGCAGGTGTAAAGGTTCGCGGACTTATGACTATGGCACCTCATTATAAAGAAATTGAAAAAACAAGACCTGTTTTTAAAGGATTAAAAACACTGCTTGACGAATTGAACGAGAAGGGGAAAGAATTGGATGTCCTATCGATGGGGATGAGCAACGATTATGCAATCGCTATTGAAGAAGGTGCAACACACATACGCGTAGGTACTGCAATTCTCGGGAAAAGAGATTATTCGAAATAG
- the pgeF gene encoding peptidoglycan editing factor PgeF, protein MDEIIVKKDGFAWIQAEPLLQKGLLHGFSTRLGGTSRGFYESLNLGLHVNDVQERVLKNREAWASALGFDLDKSVWGEQVHGSNSVYVTKEHCGRGARTFASTMPGVDALFTNQPGIPLVAVFADCVPVLLYDRSAGCIGVVHAGWRGIVAHNTERTIEGMETLVGVKRENLQIYVGPCISQDYYGVDENVKRRFEDAGYGKNIAERNGLHYIDLRNCLAEALLEFGIARKNVCVSTHCTYREETLFFSHRRDKGQTGRMAGVIMMDWREIEK, encoded by the coding sequence ATGGATGAAATAATAGTTAAAAAAGATGGCTTTGCTTGGATACAAGCTGAGCCATTGTTGCAAAAAGGGCTATTGCATGGTTTTAGCACTCGTTTAGGTGGAACGAGTAGAGGTTTTTATGAAAGCTTGAATTTAGGCCTTCATGTAAATGATGTTCAAGAAAGAGTGCTGAAAAACCGGGAAGCTTGGGCTAGTGCCCTGGGATTTGATCTTGATAAGAGTGTTTGGGGCGAGCAGGTACACGGAAGCAATTCAGTCTATGTTACGAAAGAACATTGCGGTCGTGGAGCTAGAACCTTTGCTAGTACAATGCCAGGTGTAGATGCACTGTTCACCAATCAACCGGGTATACCGCTGGTAGCCGTTTTTGCGGATTGTGTACCAGTCCTATTGTATGACCGTTCAGCAGGCTGCATAGGTGTCGTACATGCAGGTTGGAGGGGTATAGTGGCCCACAATACAGAAAGAACCATAGAAGGCATGGAAACGCTTGTGGGCGTTAAACGGGAGAACCTACAAATCTATGTAGGACCTTGTATTAGTCAAGACTATTATGGGGTAGATGAAAATGTGAAAAGACGATTTGAAGACGCAGGGTATGGAAAAAATATTGCAGAACGAAACGGGTTGCATTATATTGATTTGAGAAACTGTCTCGCCGAGGCATTGCTTGAATTTGGTATAGCAAGAAAGAATGTATGCGTTTCTACGCATTGTACCTATAGAGAGGAAACCTTGTTTTTTTCACATAGGAGAGATAAGGGACAAACTGGCAGGATGGCAGGAGTCATAATGATGGATTGGAGAGAAATAGAAAAATGA
- the ftsZ gene encoding cell division protein FtsZ codes for MLEFEDVSFEQYATIKVVGVGGGGSNAINRMIEAGLQGVEFIAINTDAQALQMSRASKKIQIGMKLTRGLGAGANPNVGLAAAEESSDEINKALQGADMVFITCGMGGGTGTGAAPAVARISKELGALTVGVATKPFRFEGNRRGRFADQGIKNFQEEVDTLITIKNDRLLEIADKNTPMTAAFCMADDVLRQGVQGISDLIVVPAMINLDFADVRTIMNERGSALMGIGVAKGENRAEAAAKMAISSKLLETSIEGAKGVLLNITGGEDMTIFEVSQIADLVTEATDEDANIIFGAQVNKDMDEEIKVTVIATGFNTEAEVVRTIEAPVSKSKPETELLSQGERDFAKKSNENPFGAKTIDFADFLEKL; via the coding sequence ATGCTGGAATTCGAAGATGTAAGTTTTGAACAATATGCAACCATAAAGGTTGTCGGAGTCGGTGGCGGTGGATCCAATGCCATCAACCGGATGATCGAGGCGGGTCTGCAGGGAGTGGAATTCATTGCAATTAACACAGATGCTCAGGCACTACAGATGTCAAGAGCATCAAAGAAGATACAAATAGGAATGAAATTAACCAGGGGATTGGGTGCTGGTGCGAATCCTAATGTTGGTTTGGCTGCAGCGGAAGAAAGCAGTGATGAGATTAACAAAGCATTGCAAGGTGCCGACATGGTTTTTATTACCTGTGGTATGGGTGGAGGTACCGGAACTGGTGCTGCTCCTGCTGTAGCTAGGATAAGTAAAGAACTAGGTGCGTTGACAGTAGGTGTTGCGACGAAACCGTTCCGCTTTGAAGGAAACCGTCGGGGACGTTTTGCCGACCAAGGCATAAAGAATTTTCAAGAAGAAGTGGACACGCTGATTACAATCAAGAACGATCGACTACTAGAAATAGCGGATAAAAATACACCAATGACGGCTGCTTTTTGCATGGCGGATGATGTACTGCGCCAAGGGGTTCAGGGTATTTCCGACTTGATTGTGGTTCCGGCCATGATTAACCTTGACTTTGCGGATGTGCGGACCATCATGAATGAACGTGGCTCTGCCTTAATGGGTATCGGTGTTGCAAAAGGGGAGAACAGAGCAGAAGCGGCTGCCAAGATGGCTATTTCCAGTAAATTGTTGGAAACCAGCATTGAAGGAGCCAAAGGGGTTTTGCTTAACATCACAGGTGGCGAAGATATGACAATCTTTGAAGTGAGTCAAATTGCTGATTTGGTAACCGAGGCCACGGATGAAGATGCCAACATTATTTTCGGTGCTCAGGTAAACAAGGACATGGATGAGGAAATCAAGGTTACCGTTATTGCGACAGGATTCAACACCGAAGCAGAAGTGGTTCGGACGATTGAAGCACCGGTAAGCAAAAGCAAACCAGAAACAGAATTGCTGAGCCAAGGAGAAAGGGATTTCGCTAAGAAAAGTAACGAGAACCCATTTGGAGCGAAGACAATTGACTTTGCAGACTTTCTTGAAAAACTGTAG
- the nrdR gene encoding transcriptional repressor NrdR translates to MKCIYCGHEDSKVLDSRPVEDNQAIRRRRECLKCGRRFTTYERVENVPLVVVKKDGTRDIFNRNKLLTGLLKACEKREISLETLEKTALEIEREFMNDSEREISSIKIGEKVMEKLKGIDPVAYVRFASVYREFKDVETFMTELESLVEKRHNEK, encoded by the coding sequence ATGAAATGTATCTATTGTGGGCATGAGGATTCCAAAGTATTGGATTCCAGGCCAGTTGAAGATAATCAAGCCATACGAAGAAGGCGGGAATGTTTGAAATGTGGCCGTCGTTTTACAACGTATGAGCGAGTTGAAAATGTACCCTTGGTTGTAGTTAAAAAGGATGGCACCAGGGATATTTTTAACCGGAATAAGCTGTTGACTGGATTGTTGAAGGCCTGTGAAAAACGTGAGATTTCTTTGGAAACTTTGGAGAAAACAGCACTCGAGATTGAACGGGAGTTCATGAACGATTCTGAACGGGAAATTAGCAGCATAAAGATTGGTGAAAAGGTGATGGAAAAACTCAAAGGCATCGATCCTGTAGCTTATGTTCGTTTCGCTTCAGTCTATCGTGAGTTTAAAGACGTAGAGACATTCATGACTGAACTTGAAAGCTTGGTAGAAAAAAGGCACAATGAAAAATGA